A genomic segment from Bubalus bubalis isolate 160015118507 breed Murrah chromosome 5, NDDB_SH_1, whole genome shotgun sequence encodes:
- the MYRF gene encoding myelin regulatory factor isoform X1: MEVVDETEALQRFFEGHDINGALEPSNIDTSILEEYISKEDASDLCFPDISAPASAASYPHGQPAIPGSSGVHHLSPPGGGPSPGRHGALPPPSYSAPLNCNNNNGMGVAPKPFLGGSGPPIKAEPKAPYAPGTLPDSPPDSGSEAYSPQQVNDPHLLRTITPETLCHVGVPSRLEHPPPPPAHLPGPPPPPPPPPHYPVLQRDLYMKAEPPMPPYAAMGQGLVPTDLHHGQQSQMLHQLLQQHGAELPPHPSKKRKHSESPPNTLNAQMLNGMIKQEPGTVTALPPHPARAPSPPWPPQGPLSPGPGSLPLSIARVQTPPWHPPGAPSPGLLQDSDSLSGSYLDPNYQSIKWQPHQQNKWATLYDANYKELPMLTYRVDADKGFNFSVGDDAFVCQKKNHFQVTAYIGMLGEPKYVKTPEGLKPLDCFYLKLHGVKLEALNQSINIEQSQSDRSKRPFNPVSVNLPPEQVTKVTVGRLHFSETTANNMRKKGKPNPDQRYFMLVVALQAHAQNQNYTLAAQISERIIVRASNPGQFESDSEVLWQRAQVPDTVFHHGRVGINTDRPDEALVVHGNVKVMGSLMHPSDLRAKEHVQEVDTTEQLKRISRMRLVHYRYKPEFAATAGIEAAAPETGVIAQEVKEILPEAVKDTGDVVFANGKTIENFLVVNKERIFMENVGAVKELCKLTDNLETRIDELERWSHKLAKLRRLDSLKSTGSSGAVSHAGSQFSRAGSIPHKKRPPKVASKSSSVVPDQACISQRFLQGTIVALVVVMAFSVVSMSTLYVLSLRAEEDLLESDGSFAVSTSCLLALLRPQHPGGSKAMCPCRSSQSFGTTQLRQSPVTTGVLGPQPSLLLGTTGPTSSAPAPALRTLDLCSTHPCPVICCSSPSPTPSTDPSLGPSLNPSRGLSPSPSPPTNRSGPSQMALLPVTNIRAKSWGLSANGIGYFKHPKSSNPVASPVVPFPGGQGKAKNGPSLGLHGRGRRAVPEPGLSPAQPTQAWGQPASLLADPVPSLTSIQVLENSMPITSQYCASEDACRPGNVTYHIPVSSSTPLHLRLTLQMNSSSPVSVVLCSLMSKEEPCEEGGFLQSLHTHQDTQGTSHQWPVTILSFRRFTYHFRVALLGQANCSAEAPVQPATDYYFHFYRLCD; this comes from the exons ATGGAGGTGGTGGACGAGACGGAGGCGCTGCAGCGCTTCTTCGAAG GCCACGACATCAACGGCGCCCTGGAGCCTTCCAACATAGACACGAGCATCCTGGAGGAGTACATCAGCAAGGAGGACGCCTCTGACCT CTGCTTCCCTGACATCTCTGCTCCAGCCAGTGCGGCCTCCTACCCCCATGGGCAGCCAGCGATCCCCGGCTCCAGCGGGGTCCACCACCTGAGCCCCCCGGGGGGCGGACCCTCCCCGGGGCGCCACGGGGCCCTCCCACCCCCGAGCTACAGCGCCCCGCTCAACTGCAACAACAACAACGGCATGGGTGTTGCTCCCAAGCCCTTCCTGGGGGGTTCTGGGCCCCCCATCAAGGCAGAGCCCAAGGCTCCCTATGCCCCCGG cACCCTGCCAGACTCTCCCCCAGACTCGGGCTCCGAGGCCTACTCCCCCCAGCAGGTGAATG ACCCCCATCTCCTGCGCACCATTACCCCCGAGACCCTGTGCCATGTGGGGGTGCCCTCCCGCCTGGAGCAcccgcccccacctccagcccaccTGCCAggccccccaccgcccccgccgcccccaccgCACTACCCCGTCCTGCAGCGGGACCTGTACATGAAGGCTGAGCCTCCGATGCCCCCCTATGCCGCCATGGGGCAGGGGCTGGTGCCCACCGACCTCCACCATGGCCAGCAGTCCCAGATGCTCCACCAGCTGCTCCAGCAACACGGAGCTGA GCTCCCCCCACATCCCTCCAAGAAGAGGAAGCACTCGGAATCACCTCCCAACACCCTCAACGCCCAGATGCTGAACGGAATGATCAAACAGGAGCCTGGGACTGTGACGGCCCTGCCCCCGCACCCAGCGCgagccccttccccaccctggcCTCCCCAGGGCCCGCTCTCACCCGGGCCTGGCTCCCTGCCCCTCAGCATCGCCCGGGTCCAGACGCCCCCTTGGCATCCACCAGGTGCCCCCTCACCAG gtctcctgcaggacAGTGACAGCCTCAGCGGCTCCTACCTAGACCCCAACTACCAGTCCATCAAGTGGCAACCGCATCAGCAGAACAAATGGGCGACACTGTACGACGCTAACTACAAGGAGCT GCCCATGCTCACCTACCGCGTGGACGCTGACAAGGGCTTCAACTTTTCGGTGGGCGACGACGCCTTCGTGTGCCAGAAGAAGAACCACTTCCAGGTGACGGCGTACATCGGCATGCTGGGCGAGCCCAAGTACGTCAAGACGCCCGAAGGCCTCAAGCCCCTGGACTGCTTCTACCTGAAGCTGCACGGAGTGAAG CTGGAGGCCCTGAACCAGTCCATCAACATCGAGCAGTCGCAGTCGGACCGAAGCAAGCGGCCCTTCAACCCCGTCTC GGTCAATCTGCCCCCCGAACAGGTCACGAAAGTGACTGTGGGGAGGCTGCACTTCAGCGAGACCACTGCCAACAACATGCGCAAGAAGGGCAAGCCCAACCCCGACCAGAG GTACTTCATGCTGGTGGTGGCCCTCCAGGCCCACGCACAAAATCAGAACTACACACTGGCCGCCCAGATCTCAGAGCGCATCATCGTCCGG GCCTCCAATCCAGGCCAGTTTGAGAGTGATAGCGAGGTGCTGTGGCAGCGGGCGCAGGTGCCGGACACGGTCTTCCACCATGGCCGTGTAGGCATCAACACGGACCGGCCCGATGAGGCGCTGGTGGTGCACGGCAACGTCAAGGTCATGGGCTCGCTCATGCACCCCTCGGACCTGCGGGCCAAGGAGCATgtgcaggag GTGGACACCACCGAGCAGCTGAAGAGGATTTCGCGCATGCGGCTGGTGCACTACAGGTACAAGCCGGAGTTTGCCGCCACTGCCGGCATCGAAGCCGCTGCGCCAGAAACGG GTGTCATCGCTCAGGAGGTGAAGGAGATCCTGCCCGAGGCCGTGaaggacacaggagatgtggtctTTGCCAATGGGAAAACCATAGAGAACTTCCTGGTGGTGAACAAG GAGCGCATCTTCATGGAGAACGTGGGTGCCGTGAAGGAGCTGTGCAAGCTGACGGACAACCTGGAGACGCGCATCGACGAGCTGGAGCGCTGGAGCCACAAGCTGGCCAAGCTGCGGCGTCTTGACAGCCTCAAGTCCACCGGCAGCTCGGGCGCCGTCAG CCATGCAGGGAGCCAGTTCAGCCGGGCAGGCAGCATCCCCCACAAGAAGAGACCCCCCAAGGTGGCCAGCAAG TCATCATCTGTGGTCCCAGACCAGGCCTGCATTAGCCAGCGCTTCCTGCAGGGAACCATCGTGGCCCTGGTGGTGGTCATGGCCTTCAG TGTGGTGTCCATGTCCACATTGTACGTGCTGAGCCTGCGCGCCGAAGAGGATCTGCTGGAAAGTGATGG CTCTTTTGCCGTGTCTACTTCCTGTCTTCTGGCCCTGCTCCGGCCCCAGCACCCTGGGGGGAGCAAGGCCATGTGCCCATG CAGGTCCAGCCAGAGCTTTGGGACCACTCAGCTCCGACAGTCCCCCGTGACCACTGGGGTGCTGGGCCCACAGCCCTCTCTGCTGCTGG GTACCACTGGCCCGACCAGCTCAGCCCCAGCTCCGGCGCTCCGCACCTTGGACCTGTGCTCTACCCACCCCTGCCCGGTCATTTGCTGCTCCtcgcccagccccaccccctccaccgaCCCTAGTCTGGGCCCCAGCCTTAATCCCAGTCGTGGTCTCAGCCCTAGTCCCAGCCCCCCCACCAACCGCTCAG GCCCCAGCCAGATGGCCCTGCTGCCAGTCACCAACATCAGAGCCAAGTCCTGGGGCCTGTCAGCCAATGGCATCGGCTACTTCAAGCATCCAAAGAGCTCGAACCCCGTGGCCAGCCCTGTGGTCCCCTTCCCTGGGGGCCAGGGCAAAGCCAAGAATGGCCCCAGCCTTGGTCTCCATGGCCGGGGCCGCCGAGCGGTTCCCGAGCCTGGCCTGAGCCCTGCTCAGCCCACTCAGGCCTGGGGCCAGCCAG CCTCTCTCCTTGCAGACCCAGTGCCATCCCTGACCTCCATCCAGGTGCTGGAGAATTCGATGCCCATTACTTCCCAGTACTGCGCTTCAGAGGATGCCTGCAG GCCTGGAAACGTCACCTACCACATCCCTGTCAGCAGCAGCACCCCCCTGCACCTCCGCCTGACCCTGCAGATGAA CTCCTCGTCCCCCGTGTCCGTGGTGCTGTGCAGCCTGATGTCAAAGGAGGAGCCGTGTGAAGAGGGGGGCTTTCTACAGAGCCTTCACACCCACCAGGACACCCAG ggcacCTCCCACCAGTGGCCAGTAACCATCCTGTCCTTCCGCAGATTCACCTACCACTTCCGGGTGGCATTGCTG GGTCAGGCCAACTGCAGCGCGGAGGCCCCGGTCCAGCCGGCCACGGACTACTACTTCCACTTCTACCGCCTGTGTGACTGA
- the MYRF gene encoding myelin regulatory factor isoform X11, translating into MEVVDETEALQRFFEGHDINGALEPSNIDTSILEEYISKEDASDLTLPDSPPDSGSEAYSPQQVNDPHLLRTITPETLCHVGVPSRLEHPPPPPAHLPGPPPPPPPPPHYPVLQRDLYMKAEPPMPPYAAMGQGLVPTDLHHGQQSQMLHQLLQQHGAELPPHPSKKRKHSESPPNTLNAQMLNGMIKQEPGTVTALPPHPARAPSPPWPPQGPLSPGPGSLPLSIARVQTPPWHPPGAPSPGLLQDSDSLSGSYLDPNYQSIKWQPHQQNKWATLYDANYKELPMLTYRVDADKGFNFSVGDDAFVCQKKNHFQVTAYIGMLGEPKYVKTPEGLKPLDCFYLKLHGVKLEALNQSINIEQSQSDRSKRPFNPVSVNLPPEQVTKVTVGRLHFSETTANNMRKKGKPNPDQRYFMLVVALQAHAQNQNYTLAAQISERIIVRASNPGQFESDSEVLWQRAQVPDTVFHHGRVGINTDRPDEALVVHGNVKVMGSLMHPSDLRAKEHVQEVDTTEQLKRISRMRLVHYRYKPEFAATAGIEAAAPETGVIAQEVKEILPEAVKDTGDVVFANGKTIENFLVVNKERIFMENVGAVKELCKLTDNLETRIDELERWSHKLAKLRRLDSLKSTGSSGAVSHAGSQFSRAGSIPHKKRPPKVASKSSSVVPDQACISQRFLQGTIVALVVVMAFSVVSMSTLYVLSLRAEEDLLESDGSFAVSTSCLLALLRPQHPGGSKAMCPCRSSQSFGTTQLRQSPVTTGVLGPQPSLLLGTTGPTSSAPAPALRTLDLCSTHPCPVICCSSPSPTPSTDPSLGPSLNPSRGLSPSPSPPTNRSGPSQMALLPVTNIRAKSWGLSANGIGYFKHPKSSNPVASPVVPFPGGQGKAKNGPSLGLHGRGRRAVPEPGLSPAQPTQAWGQPASLLADPVPSLTSIQVLENSMPITSQYCASEDACRPGNVTYHIPVSSSTPLHLRLTLQMNSSSPVSVVLCSLMSKEEPCEEGGFLQSLHTHQDTQGTSHQWPVTILSFRRFTYHFRVALLGQANCSAEAPVQPATDYYFHFYRLCD; encoded by the exons ATGGAGGTGGTGGACGAGACGGAGGCGCTGCAGCGCTTCTTCGAAG GCCACGACATCAACGGCGCCCTGGAGCCTTCCAACATAGACACGAGCATCCTGGAGGAGTACATCAGCAAGGAGGACGCCTCTGACCT cACCCTGCCAGACTCTCCCCCAGACTCGGGCTCCGAGGCCTACTCCCCCCAGCAGGTGAATG ACCCCCATCTCCTGCGCACCATTACCCCCGAGACCCTGTGCCATGTGGGGGTGCCCTCCCGCCTGGAGCAcccgcccccacctccagcccaccTGCCAggccccccaccgcccccgccgcccccaccgCACTACCCCGTCCTGCAGCGGGACCTGTACATGAAGGCTGAGCCTCCGATGCCCCCCTATGCCGCCATGGGGCAGGGGCTGGTGCCCACCGACCTCCACCATGGCCAGCAGTCCCAGATGCTCCACCAGCTGCTCCAGCAACACGGAGCTGA GCTCCCCCCACATCCCTCCAAGAAGAGGAAGCACTCGGAATCACCTCCCAACACCCTCAACGCCCAGATGCTGAACGGAATGATCAAACAGGAGCCTGGGACTGTGACGGCCCTGCCCCCGCACCCAGCGCgagccccttccccaccctggcCTCCCCAGGGCCCGCTCTCACCCGGGCCTGGCTCCCTGCCCCTCAGCATCGCCCGGGTCCAGACGCCCCCTTGGCATCCACCAGGTGCCCCCTCACCAG gtctcctgcaggacAGTGACAGCCTCAGCGGCTCCTACCTAGACCCCAACTACCAGTCCATCAAGTGGCAACCGCATCAGCAGAACAAATGGGCGACACTGTACGACGCTAACTACAAGGAGCT GCCCATGCTCACCTACCGCGTGGACGCTGACAAGGGCTTCAACTTTTCGGTGGGCGACGACGCCTTCGTGTGCCAGAAGAAGAACCACTTCCAGGTGACGGCGTACATCGGCATGCTGGGCGAGCCCAAGTACGTCAAGACGCCCGAAGGCCTCAAGCCCCTGGACTGCTTCTACCTGAAGCTGCACGGAGTGAAG CTGGAGGCCCTGAACCAGTCCATCAACATCGAGCAGTCGCAGTCGGACCGAAGCAAGCGGCCCTTCAACCCCGTCTC GGTCAATCTGCCCCCCGAACAGGTCACGAAAGTGACTGTGGGGAGGCTGCACTTCAGCGAGACCACTGCCAACAACATGCGCAAGAAGGGCAAGCCCAACCCCGACCAGAG GTACTTCATGCTGGTGGTGGCCCTCCAGGCCCACGCACAAAATCAGAACTACACACTGGCCGCCCAGATCTCAGAGCGCATCATCGTCCGG GCCTCCAATCCAGGCCAGTTTGAGAGTGATAGCGAGGTGCTGTGGCAGCGGGCGCAGGTGCCGGACACGGTCTTCCACCATGGCCGTGTAGGCATCAACACGGACCGGCCCGATGAGGCGCTGGTGGTGCACGGCAACGTCAAGGTCATGGGCTCGCTCATGCACCCCTCGGACCTGCGGGCCAAGGAGCATgtgcaggag GTGGACACCACCGAGCAGCTGAAGAGGATTTCGCGCATGCGGCTGGTGCACTACAGGTACAAGCCGGAGTTTGCCGCCACTGCCGGCATCGAAGCCGCTGCGCCAGAAACGG GTGTCATCGCTCAGGAGGTGAAGGAGATCCTGCCCGAGGCCGTGaaggacacaggagatgtggtctTTGCCAATGGGAAAACCATAGAGAACTTCCTGGTGGTGAACAAG GAGCGCATCTTCATGGAGAACGTGGGTGCCGTGAAGGAGCTGTGCAAGCTGACGGACAACCTGGAGACGCGCATCGACGAGCTGGAGCGCTGGAGCCACAAGCTGGCCAAGCTGCGGCGTCTTGACAGCCTCAAGTCCACCGGCAGCTCGGGCGCCGTCAG CCATGCAGGGAGCCAGTTCAGCCGGGCAGGCAGCATCCCCCACAAGAAGAGACCCCCCAAGGTGGCCAGCAAG TCATCATCTGTGGTCCCAGACCAGGCCTGCATTAGCCAGCGCTTCCTGCAGGGAACCATCGTGGCCCTGGTGGTGGTCATGGCCTTCAG TGTGGTGTCCATGTCCACATTGTACGTGCTGAGCCTGCGCGCCGAAGAGGATCTGCTGGAAAGTGATGG CTCTTTTGCCGTGTCTACTTCCTGTCTTCTGGCCCTGCTCCGGCCCCAGCACCCTGGGGGGAGCAAGGCCATGTGCCCATG CAGGTCCAGCCAGAGCTTTGGGACCACTCAGCTCCGACAGTCCCCCGTGACCACTGGGGTGCTGGGCCCACAGCCCTCTCTGCTGCTGG GTACCACTGGCCCGACCAGCTCAGCCCCAGCTCCGGCGCTCCGCACCTTGGACCTGTGCTCTACCCACCCCTGCCCGGTCATTTGCTGCTCCtcgcccagccccaccccctccaccgaCCCTAGTCTGGGCCCCAGCCTTAATCCCAGTCGTGGTCTCAGCCCTAGTCCCAGCCCCCCCACCAACCGCTCAG GCCCCAGCCAGATGGCCCTGCTGCCAGTCACCAACATCAGAGCCAAGTCCTGGGGCCTGTCAGCCAATGGCATCGGCTACTTCAAGCATCCAAAGAGCTCGAACCCCGTGGCCAGCCCTGTGGTCCCCTTCCCTGGGGGCCAGGGCAAAGCCAAGAATGGCCCCAGCCTTGGTCTCCATGGCCGGGGCCGCCGAGCGGTTCCCGAGCCTGGCCTGAGCCCTGCTCAGCCCACTCAGGCCTGGGGCCAGCCAG CCTCTCTCCTTGCAGACCCAGTGCCATCCCTGACCTCCATCCAGGTGCTGGAGAATTCGATGCCCATTACTTCCCAGTACTGCGCTTCAGAGGATGCCTGCAG GCCTGGAAACGTCACCTACCACATCCCTGTCAGCAGCAGCACCCCCCTGCACCTCCGCCTGACCCTGCAGATGAA CTCCTCGTCCCCCGTGTCCGTGGTGCTGTGCAGCCTGATGTCAAAGGAGGAGCCGTGTGAAGAGGGGGGCTTTCTACAGAGCCTTCACACCCACCAGGACACCCAG ggcacCTCCCACCAGTGGCCAGTAACCATCCTGTCCTTCCGCAGATTCACCTACCACTTCCGGGTGGCATTGCTG GGTCAGGCCAACTGCAGCGCGGAGGCCCCGGTCCAGCCGGCCACGGACTACTACTTCCACTTCTACCGCCTGTGTGACTGA
- the MYRF gene encoding myelin regulatory factor isoform X2, translating into MEVVDETEALQRFFEGHDINGALEPSNIDTSILEEYISKEDASDLCFPDISAPASAASYPHGQPAIPGSSGVHHLSPPGGGPSPGRHGALPPPSYSAPLNCNNNNGMGVAPKPFLGGSGPPIKAEPKAPYAPGTLPDSPPDSGSEAYSPQQVNDPHLLRTITPETLCHVGVPSRLEHPPPPPAHLPGPPPPPPPPPHYPVLQRDLYMKAEPPMPPYAAMGQGLVPTDLHHGQQSQMLHQLLQQHGAELPPHPSKKRKHSESPPNTLNAQMLNGMIKQEPGTVTALPPHPARAPSPPWPPQGPLSPGPGSLPLSIARVQTPPWHPPGAPSPGLLQDSDSLSGSYLDPNYQSIKWQPHQQNKWATLYDANYKELPMLTYRVDADKGFNFSVGDDAFVCQKKNHFQVTAYIGMLGEPKYVKTPEGLKPLDCFYLKLHGVKLEALNQSINIEQSQSDRSKRPFNPVSVNLPPEQVTKVTVGRLHFSETTANNMRKKGKPNPDQRYFMLVVALQAHAQNQNYTLAAQISERIIVRASNPGQFESDSEVLWQRAQVPDTVFHHGRVGINTDRPDEALVVHGNVKVMGSLMHPSDLRAKEHVQEVDTTEQLKRISRMRLVHYRYKPEFAATAGIEAAAPETGVIAQEVKEILPEAVKDTGDVVFANGKTIENFLVVNKERIFMENVGAVKELCKLTDNLETRIDELERWSHKLAKLRRLDSLKSTGSSGAVSHAGSQFSRAGSIPHKKRPPKVASKSSSVVPDQACISQRFLQGTIVALVVVMAFSVVSMSTLYVLSLRAEEDLLESDGSFAVSTSCLLALLRPQHPGGSKAMCPWSSQSFGTTQLRQSPVTTGVLGPQPSLLLGTTGPTSSAPAPALRTLDLCSTHPCPVICCSSPSPTPSTDPSLGPSLNPSRGLSPSPSPPTNRSGPSQMALLPVTNIRAKSWGLSANGIGYFKHPKSSNPVASPVVPFPGGQGKAKNGPSLGLHGRGRRAVPEPGLSPAQPTQAWGQPASLLADPVPSLTSIQVLENSMPITSQYCASEDACRPGNVTYHIPVSSSTPLHLRLTLQMNSSSPVSVVLCSLMSKEEPCEEGGFLQSLHTHQDTQGTSHQWPVTILSFRRFTYHFRVALLGQANCSAEAPVQPATDYYFHFYRLCD; encoded by the exons ATGGAGGTGGTGGACGAGACGGAGGCGCTGCAGCGCTTCTTCGAAG GCCACGACATCAACGGCGCCCTGGAGCCTTCCAACATAGACACGAGCATCCTGGAGGAGTACATCAGCAAGGAGGACGCCTCTGACCT CTGCTTCCCTGACATCTCTGCTCCAGCCAGTGCGGCCTCCTACCCCCATGGGCAGCCAGCGATCCCCGGCTCCAGCGGGGTCCACCACCTGAGCCCCCCGGGGGGCGGACCCTCCCCGGGGCGCCACGGGGCCCTCCCACCCCCGAGCTACAGCGCCCCGCTCAACTGCAACAACAACAACGGCATGGGTGTTGCTCCCAAGCCCTTCCTGGGGGGTTCTGGGCCCCCCATCAAGGCAGAGCCCAAGGCTCCCTATGCCCCCGG cACCCTGCCAGACTCTCCCCCAGACTCGGGCTCCGAGGCCTACTCCCCCCAGCAGGTGAATG ACCCCCATCTCCTGCGCACCATTACCCCCGAGACCCTGTGCCATGTGGGGGTGCCCTCCCGCCTGGAGCAcccgcccccacctccagcccaccTGCCAggccccccaccgcccccgccgcccccaccgCACTACCCCGTCCTGCAGCGGGACCTGTACATGAAGGCTGAGCCTCCGATGCCCCCCTATGCCGCCATGGGGCAGGGGCTGGTGCCCACCGACCTCCACCATGGCCAGCAGTCCCAGATGCTCCACCAGCTGCTCCAGCAACACGGAGCTGA GCTCCCCCCACATCCCTCCAAGAAGAGGAAGCACTCGGAATCACCTCCCAACACCCTCAACGCCCAGATGCTGAACGGAATGATCAAACAGGAGCCTGGGACTGTGACGGCCCTGCCCCCGCACCCAGCGCgagccccttccccaccctggcCTCCCCAGGGCCCGCTCTCACCCGGGCCTGGCTCCCTGCCCCTCAGCATCGCCCGGGTCCAGACGCCCCCTTGGCATCCACCAGGTGCCCCCTCACCAG gtctcctgcaggacAGTGACAGCCTCAGCGGCTCCTACCTAGACCCCAACTACCAGTCCATCAAGTGGCAACCGCATCAGCAGAACAAATGGGCGACACTGTACGACGCTAACTACAAGGAGCT GCCCATGCTCACCTACCGCGTGGACGCTGACAAGGGCTTCAACTTTTCGGTGGGCGACGACGCCTTCGTGTGCCAGAAGAAGAACCACTTCCAGGTGACGGCGTACATCGGCATGCTGGGCGAGCCCAAGTACGTCAAGACGCCCGAAGGCCTCAAGCCCCTGGACTGCTTCTACCTGAAGCTGCACGGAGTGAAG CTGGAGGCCCTGAACCAGTCCATCAACATCGAGCAGTCGCAGTCGGACCGAAGCAAGCGGCCCTTCAACCCCGTCTC GGTCAATCTGCCCCCCGAACAGGTCACGAAAGTGACTGTGGGGAGGCTGCACTTCAGCGAGACCACTGCCAACAACATGCGCAAGAAGGGCAAGCCCAACCCCGACCAGAG GTACTTCATGCTGGTGGTGGCCCTCCAGGCCCACGCACAAAATCAGAACTACACACTGGCCGCCCAGATCTCAGAGCGCATCATCGTCCGG GCCTCCAATCCAGGCCAGTTTGAGAGTGATAGCGAGGTGCTGTGGCAGCGGGCGCAGGTGCCGGACACGGTCTTCCACCATGGCCGTGTAGGCATCAACACGGACCGGCCCGATGAGGCGCTGGTGGTGCACGGCAACGTCAAGGTCATGGGCTCGCTCATGCACCCCTCGGACCTGCGGGCCAAGGAGCATgtgcaggag GTGGACACCACCGAGCAGCTGAAGAGGATTTCGCGCATGCGGCTGGTGCACTACAGGTACAAGCCGGAGTTTGCCGCCACTGCCGGCATCGAAGCCGCTGCGCCAGAAACGG GTGTCATCGCTCAGGAGGTGAAGGAGATCCTGCCCGAGGCCGTGaaggacacaggagatgtggtctTTGCCAATGGGAAAACCATAGAGAACTTCCTGGTGGTGAACAAG GAGCGCATCTTCATGGAGAACGTGGGTGCCGTGAAGGAGCTGTGCAAGCTGACGGACAACCTGGAGACGCGCATCGACGAGCTGGAGCGCTGGAGCCACAAGCTGGCCAAGCTGCGGCGTCTTGACAGCCTCAAGTCCACCGGCAGCTCGGGCGCCGTCAG CCATGCAGGGAGCCAGTTCAGCCGGGCAGGCAGCATCCCCCACAAGAAGAGACCCCCCAAGGTGGCCAGCAAG TCATCATCTGTGGTCCCAGACCAGGCCTGCATTAGCCAGCGCTTCCTGCAGGGAACCATCGTGGCCCTGGTGGTGGTCATGGCCTTCAG TGTGGTGTCCATGTCCACATTGTACGTGCTGAGCCTGCGCGCCGAAGAGGATCTGCTGGAAAGTGATGG CTCTTTTGCCGTGTCTACTTCCTGTCTTCTGGCCCTGCTCCGGCCCCAGCACCCTGGGGGGAGCAAGGCCATGTGCCCATG GTCCAGCCAGAGCTTTGGGACCACTCAGCTCCGACAGTCCCCCGTGACCACTGGGGTGCTGGGCCCACAGCCCTCTCTGCTGCTGG GTACCACTGGCCCGACCAGCTCAGCCCCAGCTCCGGCGCTCCGCACCTTGGACCTGTGCTCTACCCACCCCTGCCCGGTCATTTGCTGCTCCtcgcccagccccaccccctccaccgaCCCTAGTCTGGGCCCCAGCCTTAATCCCAGTCGTGGTCTCAGCCCTAGTCCCAGCCCCCCCACCAACCGCTCAG GCCCCAGCCAGATGGCCCTGCTGCCAGTCACCAACATCAGAGCCAAGTCCTGGGGCCTGTCAGCCAATGGCATCGGCTACTTCAAGCATCCAAAGAGCTCGAACCCCGTGGCCAGCCCTGTGGTCCCCTTCCCTGGGGGCCAGGGCAAAGCCAAGAATGGCCCCAGCCTTGGTCTCCATGGCCGGGGCCGCCGAGCGGTTCCCGAGCCTGGCCTGAGCCCTGCTCAGCCCACTCAGGCCTGGGGCCAGCCAG CCTCTCTCCTTGCAGACCCAGTGCCATCCCTGACCTCCATCCAGGTGCTGGAGAATTCGATGCCCATTACTTCCCAGTACTGCGCTTCAGAGGATGCCTGCAG GCCTGGAAACGTCACCTACCACATCCCTGTCAGCAGCAGCACCCCCCTGCACCTCCGCCTGACCCTGCAGATGAA CTCCTCGTCCCCCGTGTCCGTGGTGCTGTGCAGCCTGATGTCAAAGGAGGAGCCGTGTGAAGAGGGGGGCTTTCTACAGAGCCTTCACACCCACCAGGACACCCAG ggcacCTCCCACCAGTGGCCAGTAACCATCCTGTCCTTCCGCAGATTCACCTACCACTTCCGGGTGGCATTGCTG GGTCAGGCCAACTGCAGCGCGGAGGCCCCGGTCCAGCCGGCCACGGACTACTACTTCCACTTCTACCGCCTGTGTGACTGA